From Bacteroidota bacterium, the proteins below share one genomic window:
- a CDS encoding isoprenylcysteine carboxylmethyltransferase family protein produces MDYRKIGNVFFKYRSYTPLPLVLMMVLFINPTTTSVLIGLMIAVAGEAIRLWAVSYAGSETRVTSGVGGTYLVTQGPYGIVRNPLYWGNIFIYLGMGVMSNALFPYLQIFALFYFLFQYYCIILSEEDFLRGKFKGVFEKYYNSVNRFMPSFGRVPEEINSKLGINFKAGLISEKRTLQSFFITMIIILFFYFTGIRIF; encoded by the coding sequence ATGGATTACAGAAAAATAGGAAATGTTTTTTTTAAGTACAGGAGTTACACTCCCTTGCCATTGGTGTTAATGATGGTGCTTTTTATTAATCCAACTACAACATCAGTGTTAATTGGGTTGATGATAGCAGTTGCTGGCGAAGCAATACGCTTATGGGCAGTATCTTATGCGGGAAGTGAAACACGTGTTACATCGGGAGTTGGCGGAACGTATTTAGTAACGCAGGGACCTTACGGCATAGTTCGAAATCCTTTATACTGGGGAAACATTTTTATTTATCTCGGTATGGGAGTTATGAGCAATGCATTATTTCCTTATCTGCAAATTTTTGCACTCTTCTATTTTCTGTTTCAGTACTACTGTATTATTTTAAGCGAGGAAGATTTTTTACGCGGGAAGTTCAAAGGTGTTTTTGAAAAATATTATAATTCTGTTAACAGATTTATGCCTTCATTCGGAAGAGTGCCGGAAGAAATTAATTCTAAGCTTGGAATAAATTTTAAGGCAGGTTTAATATCGGAAAAAAGAACGCTGCAATCGTTCTTCATCACAATGATAATAATTCTATTCTTTTACTTTACAGGAATAAGAATTTTTTAA
- a CDS encoding MtnX-like HAD-IB family phosphatase — protein MKKFKLKFYIDFDGTITMNDVWVNSIGKFIKDKEKLKEIEDDFVDLKISARECIKRELDLVEDFSFEQFNKYLDEESLDPYFQKFLNWCNENEYPATIVSEGLDYYIKYILEKEKIEIKFFSNTLVVSNDYKLSCEFPHRDESCSYCGVSKRNVLVNNTNDLDEEISVFIGDGVSDYCVSNYADILFAKKRLASYCWKSNLTYFEYKDFSDVMKKINKLTEQRKIKHRQEAKVRRKDVFLGG, from the coding sequence ATGAAAAAGTTTAAGCTGAAGTTTTATATAGATTTTGACGGGACGATAACGATGAACGATGTATGGGTGAATTCTATAGGAAAATTTATTAAAGATAAAGAGAAACTGAAAGAAATTGAAGATGATTTTGTTGATTTGAAAATCTCTGCAAGAGAATGTATTAAAAGAGAGCTGGACTTGGTTGAGGATTTCAGTTTTGAACAGTTTAATAAATATCTAGATGAAGAAAGTCTTGACCCGTATTTTCAAAAATTTCTGAACTGGTGCAATGAGAATGAGTATCCGGCAACAATTGTAAGTGAAGGTTTGGATTATTATATAAAGTATATTTTAGAAAAAGAAAAAATTGAAATAAAGTTCTTTTCAAACACGCTTGTAGTCAGTAATGATTATAAGTTATCCTGTGAATTTCCGCACAGAGATGAATCATGCAGTTACTGCGGAGTATCTAAGCGTAATGTTCTTGTAAACAACACGAATGATTTAGATGAAGAAATTTCAGTTTTTATTGGCGACGGAGTATCAGATTACTGTGTCAGCAACTATGCTGATATACTTTTTGCAAAGAAGCGTTTAGCATCTTACTGCTGGAAAAGTAATCTGACATACTTTGAGTATAAAGATTTTTCTGATGTAATGAAGAAGATTAACAAATTGACCGAGCAGCGAAAGATAAAGCACAGACAGGAAGCTAAGGTAAGAAGAAAAGATGTTTTTTTAGGCGGGTGA
- a CDS encoding NADAR family protein produces MKSLDSNNKINSSERIYNVEHACVFRKTKEKFGGLSNMAPGFPLIVNGIKILNSEALYQACRFPDLPELQKKILSEKSPMTAKMVSKPYRDQSRNDWDLVRKDIMYWCLRVKLAQNFMSFGNLLESTFDKPIVEDSTKDTFWGAMRERNDKNILRGVNALGRLLMKLREELFSLKKFDLLMVPSLKIRDFKLLGEKIEPIDERQNFINSLQNHWNIKQPNTKIKSKKEVENQTYYDIIDKQQTLHKNIIISNFLLKKSNLLINFGTVYPPMFHNSPTNESLNEISPLKPLVAYNSLNSTIINMRSNVKILNTLNLSTNESLTMGLSSNESLLGMRILNHDENVSDKKRKSKSKSSKNTESKNKKKNSTAIPLFHQ; encoded by the coding sequence ATGAAATCTTTGGATTCTAATAATAAAATAAATTCGAGCGAAAGAATATACAATGTAGAACATGCTTGTGTGTTTAGAAAAACTAAAGAAAAGTTTGGTGGACTTTCTAATATGGCACCTGGTTTTCCTTTAATTGTTAATGGTATAAAAATTTTAAATTCTGAAGCTTTGTACCAAGCTTGTAGATTCCCTGATTTACCTGAACTCCAAAAAAAAATATTATCTGAAAAAAGTCCTATGACTGCTAAGATGGTTAGTAAACCTTATAGAGATCAAAGCCGCAATGATTGGGATTTAGTTCGTAAAGATATAATGTATTGGTGTTTAAGGGTGAAGCTTGCGCAAAATTTTATGTCTTTTGGAAATTTATTAGAAAGTACATTTGACAAACCTATTGTTGAGGATAGCACTAAAGACACATTTTGGGGAGCAATGAGAGAAAGAAATGATAAAAATATTTTACGAGGAGTTAATGCTTTGGGAAGGTTATTAATGAAACTTAGAGAGGAACTATTTTCATTGAAAAAGTTTGATCTATTAATGGTACCATCTTTAAAAATAAGAGATTTTAAACTCCTTGGGGAAAAGATTGAACCTATAGATGAAAGACAAAACTTTATTAATTCTTTACAGAATCATTGGAATATAAAACAACCTAACACTAAAATTAAATCTAAAAAGGAAGTCGAGAACCAAACATATTATGATATAATTGATAAACAGCAAACTTTACATAAAAATATTATTATATCTAATTTTCTGTTAAAAAAATCTAATCTTCTTATAAATTTTGGCACAGTATATCCACCAATGTTCCATAATTCGCCTACTAATGAATCCTTAAATGAAATTTCTCCTTTAAAACCATTAGTAGCTTATAATTCTTTAAATTCGACCATAATAAATATGAGGTCAAATGTAAAAATATTAAACACATTGAATTTATCAACGAATGAAAGTCTCACAATGGGATTGTCCAGCAATGAAAGTTTACTTGGAATGAGAATTCTAAATCATGATGAAAATGTATCCGATAAAAAGAGAAAATCTAAATCAAAAAGCTCCAAAAATACAGAATCCAAAAATAAAAAGAAAAATTCTACAGCAATTCCGCTGTTTCATCAATAA
- a CDS encoding M42 family peptidase, translating to MEKFQKDFLVSLINELGPSGHEIKVQRIWKNEVSKFCKTISNDPHGNLTATLNPDAEFSIMIVGHADEIGLIVNYISDEGYIYFQRVGGVDQSILSAHKARILTSNGVVEGIFGQKSLHQEDGYTRKLPKMHEVYIDIGAKNKEEAKKHVTIGDPVIFGNDYSELLGNNAAARCFDNRIGIYIVAEVLRKLSKEKFSTKVYGVSSVQEETGVWGAGNAAYHLKPTLGIALDVMPSTDVPDVLKEQFGDIKLGNGPVIRRGVVTNNFVCDKMIEVAKAKNYKFQIDVENGRFGTDSDAIAKVRSGIPVGGMEIPTRYLHSSNEVLNLDDVDVCVDMLTDIILEFDKKKEDFNFAI from the coding sequence ATGGAAAAATTTCAAAAAGATTTCTTAGTCTCCCTTATAAATGAGCTTGGTCCCTCAGGCCATGAAATAAAAGTACAGAGAATCTGGAAAAACGAAGTATCAAAATTTTGTAAAACTATTTCAAATGACCCGCATGGAAATTTAACTGCAACATTAAATCCCGATGCGGAATTTTCTATAATGATTGTCGGCCACGCTGATGAGATAGGGCTGATAGTGAATTACATCAGCGATGAAGGTTATATTTATTTTCAGAGAGTCGGCGGTGTTGACCAGTCAATTCTGTCTGCGCATAAGGCAAGAATACTTACAAGCAACGGAGTTGTAGAAGGTATCTTCGGTCAGAAATCTCTGCATCAGGAAGACGGTTACACACGCAAGCTGCCAAAGATGCATGAAGTTTATATTGATATTGGCGCTAAGAACAAAGAAGAAGCGAAGAAACATGTTACGATTGGTGACCCTGTGATTTTCGGAAATGATTACAGTGAATTGCTCGGCAACAACGCTGCTGCAAGATGTTTCGATAACAGAATAGGTATCTATATTGTAGCTGAAGTATTGAGAAAATTATCTAAAGAAAAATTTAGCACAAAAGTTTACGGAGTATCATCGGTACAGGAAGAGACCGGTGTATGGGGCGCAGGTAATGCTGCGTATCATTTAAAACCAACACTTGGCATTGCTCTTGATGTAATGCCATCGACTGATGTTCCTGATGTATTAAAAGAGCAGTTCGGTGATATAAAATTGGGTAACGGTCCCGTAATAAGAAGAGGAGTTGTGACAAATAATTTTGTTTGTGATAAAATGATTGAAGTTGCGAAAGCGAAGAATTATAAATTCCAGATTGACGTTGAGAACGGAAGGTTCGGAACAGACTCCGATGCGATCGCAAAAGTGAGAAGCGGTATTCCCGTAGGCGGCATGGAAATCCCGACAAGATATCTTCATTCATCCAATGAAGTTCTTAATTTAGATGACGTAGATGTTTGTGTTGATATGCTTACTGATATAATTCTGGAGTTCGATAAAAAGAAAGAAGATTTTAATTTTGCTATCTGA
- the smc gene encoding chromosome segregation protein SMC, giving the protein MYLSKLEIFGFKSFADKTTIEFDSGVSAVVGPNGSGKSNIVDAMRWVLGEQGDKALRSQKREDVVFNGTRFRKPLSVAEVALTIQNNRGLLPTEYSEVQIARRFFRSGETEYFLNGTQVRLKDIKELFADTGIGPDAYSVIELKMVETILSNVKNERRKLFEEASGIVTYKHNRDLTYNRLESVKETLSRVNDIIREKQRTVNALERQLKRNEEAKNVSEELRVLELKVYKVDYDSLIAEIENIKANEGSNIDLKNQIEIELKQNDTILDNLRNELKEIDTQMANYNNDLQNVREQINFIERENLVNTEKSKNLTNDINRITEDNDRLEATIERNTTTHEELENKTKVLQNTLIMSEDSLKEKKVKVDETIKVITEKKNELVGFGSKMKEINKLVNTKKIAYEKNKSSYDANLNQLEKLSSGNKDSLMMLDELQSNKNTLEDELKPNLEKLRVAENTLRDKENEKTNLTAKISEKEKQVNEKRIALQNIKAKADALKNLIDSFDDYSEGIKYLIKDKGIKNLTTIVDAIDVEDKFKIAIETALGEVSNYVIANDSNDMDAILRSLEESKKGKVTFILNDKLLESYKQNFYFEDYTPDFIGEKGVYGIADKFVKSKKDEYLILMKYILDEFVIVDTVETAKRLSKGNYYKFITLDGDIFTEGFIRSGSETNKEGLKLGREKQIQKLDDEYKEYNIEVESDLKDLEQLTAANNEIDIKVYKKNVDELRKSCDDLELEIQKIDNKREILNKQLNESEAGYNSISETNKSLLASIDILIKEVADAEAEQNNAERQLSFLTDEFNEVEQEYSKCSVDYNSFNVEVTKLRNELKNEEEHLKRMTSTLENSRRQLAKNNETLALNEKQIEDLKSKIESNASQLNEYKEEEKIISRSYNEVKAAYETKEAERYKIDLEQRQKRIDFDRISQGLVDAQVKIRENQVRAEQMVDYIKKKYEIQLEDYTGKPEPKAKETKKEIEEAIESEVAVEISSDDSEVLQDEVIEELEVAKSEELESVSAPVVEEVTVQEPETAEEPEEEFNLYDAKRRVDELSERLKRLGGYQEMLFADFENDRKELDELVKQRDDLLESEKDIRKTIDKINKEARERFLNTFNQIRENFIDIFKQLFSEGDEADLKMIFEQDEEGKVDDDPLEAKIEITAKPRGKRPTSIELLSGGEKTLTAIALLFAIYLVKPSPFCILDEVDAPLDVANLGRFNNMIRRFSDKTQFILITHNERTMETVDRLYGVTMQEPGVTTIVETRFKD; this is encoded by the coding sequence TTGTATCTTTCTAAACTCGAAATATTCGGCTTTAAGTCATTCGCAGATAAGACAACGATAGAATTCGATTCGGGCGTCTCCGCAGTTGTGGGACCGAACGGCTCGGGTAAATCTAACATCGTTGACGCAATGAGATGGGTGCTTGGCGAGCAGGGCGATAAAGCTTTGCGAAGCCAGAAGCGCGAAGACGTTGTATTCAACGGTACGCGTTTCCGCAAGCCGCTGAGTGTTGCCGAAGTTGCGCTAACGATTCAGAATAACAGAGGATTGCTTCCCACAGAGTACAGTGAGGTTCAGATTGCAAGAAGGTTCTTCCGCTCAGGTGAGACGGAGTATTTTCTAAATGGCACTCAGGTAAGATTAAAAGATATTAAGGAATTGTTTGCCGATACAGGTATCGGTCCCGATGCGTACAGTGTAATCGAATTAAAGATGGTTGAGACGATTCTTTCCAATGTAAAAAACGAAAGAAGAAAATTATTTGAAGAGGCTTCGGGGATTGTTACATATAAGCACAACAGGGATTTAACTTATAACAGATTAGAATCAGTAAAGGAAACGCTTTCAAGAGTAAATGATATCATCCGTGAAAAGCAGCGAACAGTAAACGCGCTCGAAAGACAGTTAAAAAGAAATGAAGAGGCGAAGAATGTATCGGAAGAGCTGAGAGTACTGGAGCTAAAAGTTTACAAAGTGGATTACGATAGCTTGATAGCTGAAATTGAAAACATCAAAGCTAATGAAGGCAGCAACATTGATTTAAAAAATCAGATTGAAATTGAGCTCAAACAAAACGATACTATACTCGATAACCTGCGCAATGAACTGAAAGAGATTGATACGCAGATGGCAAATTATAATAATGATTTGCAGAACGTCCGCGAGCAGATAAATTTTATTGAGAGGGAAAATCTTGTTAATACTGAAAAGAGTAAAAACCTTACCAATGACATTAACAGAATAACGGAAGATAACGACAGGCTTGAAGCAACTATCGAAAGAAATACTACTACACATGAAGAGCTTGAAAATAAGACGAAGGTATTGCAGAATACTTTAATTATGTCGGAAGACTCTTTAAAAGAAAAGAAAGTTAAAGTTGATGAGACAATAAAAGTTATTACTGAAAAGAAGAATGAACTGGTTGGATTCGGTTCGAAGATGAAAGAAATTAACAAGCTTGTTAATACTAAGAAGATAGCATATGAAAAAAATAAATCAAGCTACGATGCGAACTTAAATCAGTTGGAAAAACTTTCATCGGGTAATAAGGACAGTCTGATGATGCTTGATGAATTGCAAAGCAATAAAAATACATTAGAGGACGAATTAAAACCAAATCTTGAAAAGTTAAGAGTTGCAGAGAATACCTTACGCGATAAGGAAAACGAAAAGACAAATTTAACTGCGAAGATTTCCGAAAAAGAAAAGCAGGTTAACGAGAAAAGAATCGCTCTTCAGAATATCAAAGCGAAAGCAGATGCCCTTAAGAATTTGATTGATTCATTCGATGATTACTCCGAAGGAATAAAATATCTTATTAAGGATAAAGGGATAAAAAATCTTACTACAATAGTTGATGCGATTGACGTAGAAGATAAGTTTAAGATTGCGATTGAAACTGCCCTTGGTGAAGTATCGAATTATGTAATCGCAAATGATTCGAATGACATGGATGCAATACTCCGCTCACTTGAAGAAAGCAAAAAAGGTAAAGTTACCTTCATTCTGAATGATAAGCTGTTAGAATCATACAAGCAGAATTTTTATTTTGAAGATTACACTCCCGATTTTATAGGAGAAAAAGGTGTTTACGGCATCGCCGATAAATTCGTTAAGAGCAAAAAAGATGAGTATCTCATCTTAATGAAATATATTCTTGATGAATTTGTAATTGTGGATACCGTTGAAACTGCAAAGCGTTTATCAAAAGGAAATTATTATAAGTTTATTACTCTTGACGGAGATATTTTTACAGAAGGATTTATACGTTCAGGTAGTGAGACCAATAAAGAAGGTTTGAAGCTCGGCAGGGAGAAACAAATCCAGAAATTAGATGATGAATATAAAGAGTATAACATAGAAGTTGAAAGCGATTTAAAAGACTTAGAGCAGCTTACTGCAGCAAATAATGAAATCGATATAAAGGTTTATAAAAAAAATGTAGATGAGTTAAGAAAGTCATGCGACGATTTAGAGCTGGAGATACAGAAGATTGATAATAAAAGGGAAATTCTCAATAAGCAGCTGAACGAAAGCGAAGCCGGATATAATTCAATATCGGAAACAAATAAATCGCTGCTTGCCTCAATAGATATCTTAATAAAAGAAGTTGCAGATGCAGAAGCAGAGCAGAACAATGCTGAACGACAGTTATCATTTTTAACAGATGAGTTTAACGAAGTTGAACAGGAATATTCTAAGTGCTCAGTTGATTATAACTCCTTTAACGTTGAAGTTACAAAGCTCCGCAATGAATTAAAGAATGAAGAAGAGCATCTGAAGCGCATGACATCCACTCTTGAAAATTCAAGAAGACAGTTAGCAAAGAACAATGAAACCCTTGCCCTGAATGAAAAACAGATTGAAGATTTAAAATCAAAAATAGAAAGCAACGCTTCACAGCTAAACGAGTATAAAGAAGAAGAGAAAATAATTTCACGTTCATACAATGAAGTAAAAGCAGCTTATGAAACGAAAGAAGCAGAACGGTATAAAATTGATCTTGAACAGAGACAGAAGAGAATAGATTTTGACAGAATATCTCAGGGACTTGTAGATGCACAGGTAAAGATACGTGAAAATCAGGTCCGCGCTGAGCAGATGGTTGATTACATTAAGAAAAAGTACGAGATACAATTAGAAGATTATACAGGCAAACCCGAACCTAAAGCAAAAGAAACAAAAAAAGAAATAGAAGAAGCTATTGAAAGCGAAGTAGCAGTGGAAATCAGTTCTGATGATTCAGAAGTTTTACAAGATGAAGTTATCGAAGAGCTTGAAGTCGCAAAGTCTGAAGAACTTGAAAGTGTATCTGCTCCTGTTGTTGAAGAAGTTACAGTACAAGAACCGGAAACTGCGGAAGAACCCGAAGAAGAATTTAATTTATATGATGCAAAGAGAAGGGTTGATGAGTTATCCGAGAGATTAAAACGTCTCGGCGGTTATCAGGAGATGCTTTTTGCAGATTTTGAAAACGACAGAAAAGAACTTGATGAACTTGTGAAACAAAGAGACGATTTACTCGAATCAGAGAAAGACATCCGTAAGACTATAGATAAAATCAATAAGGAAGCGCGCGAAAGATTTTTAAATACTTTCAATCAGATAAGAGAAAACTTCATCGATATTTTCAAGCAGCTTTTCTCCGAAGGTGATGAAGCGGATTTAAAAATGATATTTGAGCAGGATGAGGAAGGCAAAGTAGATGATGACCCGCTTGAAGCAAAAATTGAAATCACTGCTAAGCCTAGAGGTAAACGTCCGACATCTATTGAGCTTCTTTCAGGGGGAGAAAAAACTCTTACAGCTATTGCACTGCTCTTTGCAATTTATTTAGTGAAGCCGTCGCCGTTCTGTATTCTTGATGAGGTTGACGCTCCGCTTGACGTAGCTAACCTTGGAAGATTTAATAATATGATAAGAAGATTTTCAGATAAGACACAGTTCATACTTATCACTCACAATGAAAGAACAATGGAAACTGTAGACAGGCTTTATGGAGTAACTATGCAGGAACCCGGAGTAACAACAATTGTAGAAACAAGATTCAAAGATTAA
- a CDS encoding aldehyde dehydrogenase — translation MQTYLTKMHKKFILDVNPSTGALIEKIKCSSAGEIASAVKLAHKAYKVWGNTPLKKRIALMKSVAKDLAKAKDRIGRIIADEMGKPLKSAVGEVLGTAYAIEENINMAEKAYETEILKEENTTTELHRIPLGVVAVITPWNFPVGMPESLLTPALLAGNTVVFKPSENTPLAGKAIYEIYNNYLPKGAINLLQGAEEVGEILINSDIDMVAFVGSQNVGKKIMSACAKNLNRLVLELGGKDPMIILKDADLERAAKYAVNGSLRNSGQVCVSVERIYIEDKVAEKFEKLVLENLKNWKVGKSTEDVDMGPMVNDTQRSHVLSQIEEARRKGAKLLHGGSKIDGEGFFMEPTVLSNLSDKHDIMVRETFGPVVCIQKVKTAEEAIEKANNSSFGLGATVWTKNQNKGKEIARQVESGMVGVNQGIGGVSGTPWVGIKQSGFGYLGSIDGLRQFTVPKKISYKG, via the coding sequence ATGCAAACATATTTAACAAAAATGCACAAGAAGTTCATACTTGATGTAAATCCTTCGACGGGTGCATTGATTGAAAAAATAAAATGTTCTTCAGCGGGCGAAATTGCTTCGGCAGTTAAACTTGCTCACAAGGCATATAAAGTATGGGGCAATACTCCTCTTAAAAAAAGAATCGCGTTGATGAAGTCCGTTGCTAAAGATTTAGCAAAAGCAAAGGATAGGATAGGAAGAATAATCGCAGATGAAATGGGCAAGCCTTTGAAATCAGCTGTAGGTGAAGTTCTTGGAACTGCATATGCTATTGAAGAAAATATTAACATGGCTGAAAAGGCTTATGAAACTGAAATCCTCAAAGAAGAAAATACAACAACTGAGCTTCACAGAATTCCGTTAGGCGTAGTTGCAGTTATTACTCCATGGAATTTCCCTGTAGGAATGCCTGAATCACTTCTTACACCGGCTTTGCTTGCAGGTAATACAGTTGTGTTCAAGCCGTCGGAAAATACTCCGCTTGCAGGTAAAGCAATCTATGAAATTTATAATAACTATCTTCCAAAGGGCGCTATAAATTTATTGCAGGGCGCAGAGGAAGTTGGTGAGATATTAATAAACTCCGATATCGATATGGTGGCATTTGTAGGTTCGCAGAATGTCGGTAAAAAAATCATGTCAGCGTGCGCAAAGAATTTAAACAGATTGGTTCTTGAGCTCGGCGGAAAAGACCCGATGATTATCTTAAAAGATGCAGATCTGGAAAGAGCTGCAAAGTATGCTGTGAATGGTTCATTAAGAAACTCAGGCCAGGTATGCGTTTCAGTAGAAAGAATTTACATCGAAGATAAAGTTGCAGAGAAATTTGAAAAGTTAGTTTTGGAAAATCTTAAGAACTGGAAAGTCGGCAAGAGCACAGAAGACGTTGATATGGGACCGATGGTAAACGATACACAAAGAAGCCACGTGCTTTCACAGATTGAAGAAGCAAGAAGAAAAGGCGCAAAACTTTTGCACGGCGGAAGCAAAATTGACGGCGAAGGATTTTTTATGGAGCCGACAGTTTTAAGCAATCTTTCAGATAAGCACGACATCATGGTAAGAGAAACATTCGGACCGGTTGTCTGCATACAGAAAGTTAAGACAGCAGAAGAAGCAATTGAGAAAGCAAACAACTCTAGCTTCGGACTCGGCGCAACAGTATGGACAAAAAATCAGAACAAAGGTAAAGAAATAGCAAGACAGGTTGAATCAGGTATGGTAGGTGTTAATCAGGGAATCGGCGGCGTATCAGGTACTCCGTGGGTAGGAATAAAACAAAGCGGCTTCGGTTACTTAGGTTCTATTGACGGTCTTAGACAGTTTACTGTTCCGAAGAAAATTTCTTATAAAGGATAA
- a CDS encoding NAD(P)-dependent oxidoreductase, translating into MADKELKIVVTGGAGFLGYHIGLKINQITPYKNTTFFDIAPFEEGDYSKEINMVYGDVRDAKQMDEMLKGADVVIHCAAALPLWKKKDIYETNVEGTRKVCESCLKNKVGRMVFISSTSVYGVPDVHPLYEHHPRVGVGPYGISKIKGEEICEEYRTKGLPIAILRPKSFIGTARLGVFQILYDWIESGVKIPIIGNGNNRYQLFEVEDLVDAILLCATLPLEKINDTFNVGAKEFKTVKEDVGAMCEYAGTGSRVMGTPAGPIKFFLRIFELLNLSPLYKWIYGTADTDSFVSIEKAQKQLGWDPKFSNSQALIRSYQWYLDNKHTIQQGTGVTHRIAWKQGVLGLFKKLL; encoded by the coding sequence ATGGCAGATAAAGAATTAAAAATTGTAGTAACAGGAGGAGCAGGTTTCCTCGGTTATCACATAGGTTTGAAGATAAATCAAATCACTCCATACAAAAATACAACGTTCTTTGATATCGCACCTTTTGAAGAAGGCGACTACAGCAAAGAGATAAATATGGTTTACGGAGACGTTCGGGATGCAAAACAAATGGATGAAATGCTCAAAGGCGCAGATGTTGTAATCCATTGCGCAGCAGCATTACCTCTCTGGAAGAAAAAAGATATTTATGAGACTAACGTAGAAGGCACAAGAAAGGTTTGCGAATCTTGCCTGAAAAATAAAGTAGGCAGAATGGTTTTCATTTCTTCGACATCTGTATACGGAGTGCCTGATGTTCATCCTTTATATGAGCATCATCCGAGAGTCGGTGTAGGTCCTTACGGCATCAGCAAAATCAAAGGTGAAGAGATTTGCGAAGAGTACAGAACTAAAGGATTGCCAATCGCTATATTAAGACCAAAGAGTTTTATCGGAACAGCAAGACTTGGCGTATTTCAGATTCTATATGATTGGATTGAATCAGGTGTGAAAATTCCAATAATCGGAAACGGAAACAACCGTTACCAGTTATTTGAAGTAGAAGATTTGGTTGACGCAATATTATTATGCGCTACACTGCCATTGGAAAAAATAAATGATACATTCAATGTAGGCGCGAAAGAATTCAAGACAGTAAAAGAAGATGTAGGAGCGATGTGTGAATATGCAGGAACAGGTTCAAGAGTAATGGGAACACCTGCAGGACCTATTAAATTTTTCTTAAGAATTTTCGAATTACTAAACTTATCACCATTATACAAATGGATTTACGGAACAGCCGATACAGACTCATTTGTATCAATAGAAAAAGCTCAGAAGCAGCTTGGCTGGGACCCGAAATTTTCCAATTCACAGGCTCTTATCCGTTCTTACCAATGGTATCTGGATAATAAGCACACAATACAGCAGGGCACGGGCGTGACTCATAGAATTGCCTGGAAACAGGGAGTTCTCGGATTATTTAAAAAACTATTATAA
- a CDS encoding PEGA domain-containing protein encodes MKQFILAVLVLSFTVYSGCATLFSGSNSEITLDSEPQGAKVLVNGVNEGSTPLKIKLKKGKDYVIDFVKDGFQKKSMRMSYGLGAGWLILDILCGLIGVIVDAATGNWNEFDMSAYKANLEANP; translated from the coding sequence ATGAAACAATTTATTCTTGCTGTTCTTGTTCTTTCATTCACTGTTTACAGCGGATGCGCTACATTGTTTTCCGGCAGTAATTCTGAAATCACTCTCGATAGCGAGCCGCAAGGCGCTAAGGTGCTCGTTAACGGAGTGAACGAAGGAAGCACTCCTTTAAAGATCAAACTTAAAAAAGGAAAAGACTACGTAATAGATTTTGTTAAAGACGGCTTTCAAAAAAAATCGATGAGAATGAGCTACGGACTCGGAGCCGGCTGGCTTATCCTTGATATCCTCTGCGGACTTATCGGAGTTATCGTCGATGCCGCAACAGGCAACTGGAATGAATTTGACATGTCTGCCTACAAAGCAAACTTAGAGGCAAATCCCTAA
- a CDS encoding SDR family oxidoreductase: MDKKICIITGASSGIGFACAQKFLLNGYTVINASRKDKMPIDNPEYEFIATDVSKEDEVKNLIEKTIEKHGKIDVLINNAGFGLFANLIDSKTEDFDSMFAVNVRGLYLCCRYALKSMIEKQAGTIINIASIAGKTAVPTASIYSATKHAVIGLSTSLFMEVRKHNVRVTTICPGSVDTHFFDAPGTILNSSRESILSAEDIAESCFLAASLPVSATIAEIELRPTNPKK; the protein is encoded by the coding sequence ATGGATAAAAAGATTTGTATCATTACCGGCGCATCTTCTGGTATCGGTTTTGCCTGCGCTCAAAAATTTCTATTAAACGGTTATACTGTAATTAACGCTTCCCGCAAAGATAAAATGCCTATTGATAATCCTGAATATGAGTTTATAGCTACTGATGTTTCAAAAGAAGATGAAGTTAAAAATCTAATAGAGAAAACTATAGAAAAGCATGGCAAGATAGATGTGTTAATTAATAATGCGGGGTTTGGCTTATTTGCAAATCTTATTGATTCAAAAACTGAAGACTTTGATTCAATGTTTGCTGTGAATGTCCGCGGTTTATATCTTTGCTGCAGATATGCTTTAAAATCTATGATTGAAAAACAAGCAGGAACAATAATAAATATCGCTTCAATAGCAGGTAAAACTGCTGTTCCCACAGCTTCAATTTACTCGGCTACTAAACACGCAGTTATAGGATTATCAACTTCACTTTTTATGGAAGTTAGGAAACACAATGTGAGAGTTACAACAATTTGTCCGGGTTCAGTTGATACTCATTTCTTTGATGCTCCCGGCACAATTTTAAATTCGTCCAGAGAATCAATTTTGTCAGCTGAAGATATAGCTGAATCATGTTTCCTCGCTGCAAGTTTGCCTGTATCAGCAACTATAGCTGAGATAGAACTAAGACCAACTAATCCGAAGAAATAA